The following is a genomic window from Vitis vinifera cultivar Pinot Noir 40024 chromosome 6, ASM3070453v1.
cTTAAGCACAAAAAGTCCATTTTTGtgtctttttttaaaaagtcactaaaaaaattaaaatcatttaagttaaagaagaaattaatataaactaagagagttaattttttatttttgtgacttattataaattttttattcagtaaaaaataaccaaaatctttaatttttttttataaaaaaagtaatatgttgattttttttattttaaaatacttaataaaaataaaatattataaaaacaaatagcttaatacttaacactattaagcgctatttagttttaaattctatttataattaagtaaaaaacaaaacataaacaccacctaagggaatatttggtaaaacttaatatttattacttaatcgcttaagttgattttaagttaaattatatttaagttattgatttaaaatttattacttaattattattttaaatattaaggttgtttgataaaattaacttaaaatttatttcaaatcattaaattaacatattaattctcataataattaaagttaaatattttaattttaataaatattttattcgcatcatttttctattattttgctAACTTTGCAAGACTTTACAAAATTTGTGTGTTggatttcaaatattaaaaccaTGAAAGGGATACACGCCCATATTTCCTAGAGAAAgttaaataatatttcataCTATTATAATATTTCACACATTTcgtatgaaatattttataattgaataaattaaattttaagtaaaaaaaattttctataatttaaatttatttttatttttattttgttattaataatataaattgttAGTAACtttgatgaaaataattaataaaactttcattaaaatttaatattataatagtatatttaaaatgtaattttcatatatttgaaagaGGGTAATaactgttttatttattttattttttgcatatattttagaattttcatacgaaatatattcttattatataaaataaaaaatcatattgaaataatttaaaaaataattttaataaattttttgaaataaacttTTCAAATCAAGATTTTACTTCACACgtgaatttaatttatttatttttatcattttaaaaaataaatcactaaagaattaaaaacctaaacaaaaaaagaaaaacaaatatgatgcattatatataatataacataatcacacaatataaattcattttatacaATTTCCATAtcctataaatatttttggcatTATGAGAAAATCAAAAACTGAAATTTACACCTCTTATGGACCTTAGACCCATTACTAGTTTTACCCGTAAAGCATAGTCAtctctactaaataaaaattaaaatgttccATTTGAGATGTTAGAAATTTATCccttttgtaattttattgaaacaaacaaatatttggGTAAGAGCTATTTTATGTAATGGTGCTCACGTGCAAACATTTACCAAAAACTAGGAACCGATTATATTCTAAACGCCGCCAACCTGCTCCTATTTCTACTTCATGCCAATACAGCATATGGATGGGGTCCCCATTGTTCTGTTTCTATACTTCTAACTCATGTACCGGTGTTCTTCAACATTTTAACATGCTCTGGAAAAAACTACAAGAGAATTCAGGCATCATCAAATGAATCATGGGTTTGCACCCTCGGGGAAGAATGAATCTCAGTTCACACCATCATCAGAGCCCCAAGCATCatccttcaaaattttccttgCAACGATGCGCTGCTTTCTGGCCGCCTCCTGTTTCTTCAATTCCCTTGACCCAAATGATGTGGAAGGTAGCTTCATTCCCATTGCCTGAGCGATCAGCCTCCCAGCAGTTCTTGCTGATGTCTCTGGCCTTTGCCGAGGAGGCTCCAGATCTGAAAGCAAATAACACAATGTTTGCCGAGTCTTTTAATCCTTTGGGATTTCTTTTGGCAGAGATAACTTGAGAACCATCAGATGATACTTCGTTCAAGACTCTTAAAGAAGCATGTATTCATTCAGGGCAATACTGCATAATACTTTTGTGGGATGCTACTTCATAACAATGTGGTATAAAGAAGGGGTAAAATTGAACAAAGTAGAAAAACTAGGATAGTCGGGCACAAATGTATAAACAAAATGATGATTGTAATTAATATTGCAAGAAATAAGTTATTAGGTTGAAATAATAAGGgggaattattgaaaatttaaagcCTAACCAACGCTAAGGCAAGATTTAGTGCAAGTTCCAGCCTAAGAAAGGGGAAAAGACTCGGGAGGAAGGATGGATCTATAAACAAAAAACAGTGcttaaatttgaagataaaaCATTCATCAGATGATGGCAGAACAAGACAGGACCTGTATTCATTATGTTcagaaaatatttaattaataagaaTCAAAATCGAAGAGAAATATAAGTACTGTTGCTGGACTTCCAAAAATGATTGATAAATTCTCATGACAAAATTATCATGCAAATAAttttgtatgtatgtatgtatgtattaacTTAGGTTTCAGGGTTTCCAGGGTTTCCTCAAACTGCAAATAATTTGATATGCAGTTCAAACTGAATCcaaaagaaagaggaaagaCTAAGGAGTTTACCTCTTGTTTGAATTGAGTTCAAAAGGATATCAGTCTCATCCAGTACACGGACTGTAAACGGGCAACGGACAAAGTTACAGGCCTCAATTGCTGCATTAGAAGATTGAGACTCTTAACCATAAATCCAGAACCTAAGATGCCATTAAAAAACTTAACAAAACCCTAGGGccataagaaaatgaaaaatgccTGATTTTTAACATAGCATAAGcctaaaagaaaaaagtcaGTATACAACAAAAATcaagttgatttaacattcaGGCAAGGACAAAAAGAATCAAAAGTACTTGAAAACAATTCCATTGGTCTTGTGCATGTGCATGTCCATGCACTCTTTTCCAGTCTCTCGCTGCTTTActctttcttccttattttttttatctattgttattattatcattttttttcaggCAAAATCACTGCAGACAGGAACATTTTCATAAAGTATAATagagaaattaaataaataatgaaattttagtatttttcaattttcttttgcttctaAGTACATCATTGTTCTGACTGGAAATTATACTGTTGCAATATCCATCTTTGACTTAATCACAGCACCTGTAAATAGAGAATGGAAAACCAGGTGAGGGGCTAGGTTAGGCTTAGGCCTAAAATTTTCGAGTCACCCAAATGCCAATAATATGATTGGGAAATTTTAGCCCAAACCACTCAGTTTACATGGGATCAACTCACTATTAATTAAGAACCCATTTATCACATACATTAATCATAGTTAGTGCCCATTTGCTCCAGCTGTACTATTCAGTAAAGTGTTTCTGTGAGAGGACCTATGGAGAGAAGAGTTTGGTTCAATTCAAACACCTGCTCATGTAGCCTCCACTGCCAAAGCATCTTGATCCTAACTTTTCTACAAAGAGCTTCTAAGAGGCTagttctcattttcttttaagttctTTAGGAGGCAACCAAACCACTGTAAAGTACTTTTGACGGTTGGAcaacaatgttttcaaaaccggACTGGACCAACTGGTCAGACTAGTCGGACTGTCAACCGGTTGACATTCTGGTTCGGTTTGGTTATTTGGCCTCTTATAACTTCCAGAATCTCCTTCAATTTGGGATGCATGTATTATGCCAAGgctcaaaaactgttttattattatgtaagggttttttttttttgggttcaggttttattttggttttctgtAAGAAAGTGAAACCTTTCATACATTCAATTCAAATGGttggaaacttttttttttattttataagtaagCACGGAATTCAATAAAAAGAGGCAAAATAgccacaaagtatacaaggGGTATACAAGGCTACTAAGGCCTCACAAgcaaaaaaccaataaaaaaccCACCACCCCTTATctggaggctaaccactccaaaaagcctatgaGGGAAGACGgctcctctccaatatacaattTAGTCCAACCCCATATATTACAAACAAAGAAATATTTAAGTCTCTGTATTGCTAACACCCCTCCCCCCCCCCTACCCCTAAAAGTtagtctattcctctccttccaaaccgtccaaaaaataaacaacggAATGGAATTCaaaagttttttcctttttttccccacaaaggaTCCCCTCCAACTAAATAAAACCTCTTTTACAGTTTCTAGAAACAACCACTAAACCCCAAACAAACCCAAAACTAAATCCCACAGCACTCTGACCATTGTACAATGTatgagaatatgatttacattttcctcttcacaaccacacaaaaaacaacgatTGGGAAGTTGTCACCCTCTCTTCTTGAGTCTATCAAGAGTCATAATCTTCCCCCAAGCAGTTTCACGCGAAAAACACAATTTTAGTTGGAACTCTCTCCACCCATATGTTATTTTTTGGAAAGACGGCCATCAAAGGGCTTTCCAACAAGCTGTATGCTTTCTTTACTCTAAACTATCcgttttttccttccttccaaAAAACCAAATCTTCCTCCAAAGTTATCCTGTGACCCCTCAAAACATGCAGCAAGTTGCCTACCAtatccaattcccaatcattaaaatctcTAATAAACCTCAAATTCCATCCTCCTTCGCCAAAATTCTGGTCCCACATTTCTTCTATTGTCGCATTCCTTTGAGCAGCCAAAGTGAAGAAATGCGAGAATCTTTAAGACAGCACTGTACCCCCACACCAAAGATCAGTCCAAAACCTGATTTTAGTGTCTTTTCCCACTTTAAACGCCATTTTTTTCCCAGCACCATCCAgcttccttcaaaatctccttccaaagcCTCACTCCAAACACACCAAAAGTCTTTTTGGTCCTCCAACCGAaatcctcttgcccatacttcGCCATGAGCACTGGCTTCCAAAGATCCTCCTTAGCACaagcaaatctccaaatccatttgccaagcaaggctttgttcaatAGGGTTAGCTTCCTTATGCCAAGCCCCCCTTTCTCCTTATCCACACAAACCGCCTCCCAATTGACAAAGTAAGCTTTCCTTTCCAgatttccccctccccacaaaaaatctctttgcagtTTTTCTAACCTCCTTGCCATAGACTTGGGCATGCTGAAAAGGGACATTTGATATACTGGCATGCTAGTCATCGTGCTCTTTATAAGAGTGATTCTCCCACCTTTTGAAATATATTGGCGTTTCCAAAGGACAAGTCTCCTCCtcactctctcttccaccccatcccacacggaAGTGGCCTTATTTGGCGCCCCCAGTGGTAGCCCTAGGTAGACTGCAGGCAGCTGCCCCACCCTACACCCTAGCTCCACTGCCATTTCGTCCACCTCTCCAACCAGGATGATTTCACTTTTAGTCAAATTAATTCTTAACCCTGAAG
Proteins encoded in this region:
- the LOC100246673 gene encoding uncharacterized protein LOC100246673 isoform X1; translation: MKVMQKMGFGPKWLSWMWCCISIAKFLVLVNGVPVGFFSSSKGLRQGDPLSLYLFVMGMEVLSVLNKRAVEGGFISGCNIRHGKGRAVHISHLLFADDTIVFCEVKNEHLTHLSWILFWFEAASGLRINLTKSEIILVGEVDEMAVELGCRVGQLPAVYLGLPLGAPNKATSVWDGVEERVRRRLVLWKRQYISKGGRITLIKSTMTSMPVYQMSLFSMPKSMARRLEKLQRDFLWGGGNLERKAYFVNWEAVCVDKEKGGLGIRKLTLLNKALLGKWIWRFACAKEDLWKPVLMAKYGQEDFGWRTKKTFGVFGVRLWKEILKEAGWCWEKNGV